A window of Zingiber officinale cultivar Zhangliang chromosome 5A, Zo_v1.1, whole genome shotgun sequence contains these coding sequences:
- the LOC121982273 gene encoding haloacid dehalogenase-like hydrolase domain-containing protein 3 — protein MSMLSKLRCITVDVTGTLIAYKGELGDYYCMAAKAVGLPCPDYKRMHEGFKSAYTDMAKEHPCFGHAAKMSNIDWWRSCVKDSFIRAGYEYDNETFEKVFKRIYSTFGSSAPYSVFPDSQPFLRWVRRKGLKVGIVSNAEYRYQDVILPALGLNQRSEWDFGVFSGIVGVEKPDPRIYEIALEMAGNIAPDEALHIGDSMRKDYIPARSVGMRSILLDRFKTSDAESWRQSGAIVLPDLVAVQELLTKEETANAAQEA, from the exons ATGTCGATGTTGTCCAAGCTGCGCTGTATAACTGTAGATGTTACTGGCACTCTAATAGCTTACAAGGGAGAACTTGGGGATTACTACTGCATGGCAGCTAAAGCAGTAGGGTTGCCTTGTCCTGATTACAAGCGCATGCACGAAGGCTTCAAGTCTGCATATACAGACATGGCAAAAGAGCATCCATGTTTTGGACACGCAGCTAAAATGTCGAATATTGATTGGTGGAGATCATGTGTTAAAGATTCATTTATCAGG GCAGGCTACGAATATGACAATGAGACATTTGAAAAGGTGTTCAAGCGCATATATTCAACGTTTGGATCTTCTGCACCCTATTCTGTATTtcctgattctcaacccttcctTAGATGGGTACGTCGTAAGGGCCTCAAAGTTGGGATTGTCAGCAATGCAGAGTATCGATATCAAGATGTAATTCTTCCTGCCTTAGGACTCAATCAG AGGTCAGAGTGGGACTTTGGTGTATTCTCAGGCATAGTGGGTGTTGAGAAACCAGATCCAAGGATCTACGAGATTGCACTTGAGATGGCAGGAAACATTGCCCCAGACGAAGCACTGCACATCGGGGACAGCATGCGCAAGGATTACATCCCTGCCAGAAGCGTCGGTATGCGCAGTATACTATTGGATAGATTTAAGACATCAGACGCCGAAAGTTGGAGACAATCTGGTGCAATTGTGCTTCCTGATCTGGTGGCTGTTCAAGAATTGCTCACCAAGGAAGAAACTGCTAACGCAGCTCAAGAAGCCTAG